Proteins encoded together in one uncultured Desulfosarcina sp. window:
- the pdxA gene encoding 4-hydroxythreonine-4-phosphate dehydrogenase PdxA → MNNNLPKVAVTMGDPVGIGPEIVAKALCEPWVSQLCRPIVYGNAGRLNLGARCSGVKIDFGTVPSVHEVHRSHAAVAVIDPDETQEAAASDWARPTAACGRAMFAYLNAAIDDAMAGRVDAIATGPINKAALHMAGIGYAGHTEILAQRTQTRDYAMMLAGDRLKVVLVTIHVPLARVPEILSTSTILKVIELTDHDLKTRFGLSSARIAVAGLNPHAGEKGLFGDEEEKIIRPAIDLAISRGIDVSGPHPPDTVFFSASRGAYDAVVAMYHDQGLGPFKMIHFNDGVNTTLGLPIVRTSVDHGTAYDIAGKGRASAESMVAAIAMAAKQAECLRRHRSNTAKPDSHRS, encoded by the coding sequence ATGAACAACAACCTTCCAAAAGTCGCCGTCACAATGGGGGATCCGGTGGGCATCGGCCCCGAGATCGTCGCCAAAGCGCTTTGCGAACCATGGGTATCGCAACTGTGCCGGCCGATCGTTTACGGCAATGCCGGCCGACTGAATTTAGGGGCACGATGCTCCGGCGTGAAAATCGATTTCGGTACGGTCCCTTCGGTCCATGAAGTGCACCGGAGCCATGCCGCTGTTGCCGTGATCGACCCGGATGAAACCCAGGAGGCGGCCGCCTCGGACTGGGCCCGGCCCACGGCTGCTTGCGGTCGGGCCATGTTCGCCTATCTTAATGCCGCCATCGACGACGCCATGGCCGGCCGGGTGGACGCCATCGCCACCGGCCCGATCAACAAAGCGGCGCTGCATATGGCCGGCATTGGCTATGCGGGTCATACGGAAATTCTTGCACAGCGGACCCAAACGCGCGACTATGCCATGATGCTGGCCGGTGACCGACTGAAGGTCGTACTGGTGACCATTCATGTGCCGCTGGCCCGGGTTCCTGAAATTCTATCGACATCGACGATCCTTAAGGTTATCGAACTGACCGACCATGATCTTAAAACCCGATTCGGTCTTTCAAGCGCCCGCATCGCCGTAGCCGGACTAAACCCGCATGCCGGAGAAAAAGGGCTTTTTGGCGACGAAGAAGAGAAAATCATCCGCCCGGCCATCGATCTGGCGATCTCCAGGGGCATCGACGTCAGCGGCCCCCATCCACCCGACACCGTTTTTTTCTCGGCGTCCCGGGGGGCATACGATGCCGTGGTCGCCATGTACCACGACCAGGGGTTGGGACCTTTTAAAATGATCCATTTCAACGACGGCGTCAACACGACCCTGGGACTGCCCATCGTACGCACGTCGGTGGATCACGGCACCGCCTACGACATTGCCGGCAAGGGCCGGGCCTCGGCCGAAAGCATGGTGGCAGCCATCGCCATGGCGGCAAAGCAGGCCGAATGCCTGCGCCGCCACCGTTCCAACACCGCCAAACCCGATTCGCATCGGTCCTGA